The following proteins come from a genomic window of Egibacteraceae bacterium:
- a CDS encoding hydrogenase maturation protease, whose protein sequence is MSGVVVIGYGNDLRGDDGAGRRVAEAVAAAGLPGVTVRSVHQLAPEHAADVAGRRCAIFVDARLAGAGAQAGVTVQAVSARVGDAGLTHHTSPAALLALAATLGPPPGDAFVVSIPAGDLGIGTTLSTATAAAVDAAVDQVVALCACRP, encoded by the coding sequence GTGAGCGGCGTCGTGGTCATCGGGTACGGCAACGACCTGCGCGGCGACGACGGCGCGGGGCGGCGGGTCGCGGAGGCCGTCGCCGCAGCCGGCCTGCCCGGGGTCACGGTGCGGTCGGTCCACCAGCTGGCACCCGAGCACGCGGCCGACGTCGCCGGGCGCCGCTGCGCGATCTTCGTCGACGCGCGCCTCGCCGGCGCGGGCGCCCAGGCCGGCGTGACGGTGCAGGCGGTCTCCGCCAGGGTCGGCGACGCGGGCCTCACCCACCACACGAGCCCCGCGGCGCTACTGGCGCTGGCGGCCACGCTCGGGCCCCCGCCGGGGGACGCCTTCGTCGTGTCGATCCCCGCTGGCGACCTGGGGATCGGCACGACCCTGTCGACGGCGACCGCGGCCGCCGTGGACGCCGCCGTCGATCAGGTCGTCGCGCTGTGCGCCTGCCGACCCTGA
- a CDS encoding Ni/Fe hydrogenase subunit alpha, translated as MHDHIVIDPVTRIEGHAKITLRLDAAGAVDDARFHVTEFRGFEDFCRGRPVAEMPSLTARTCGICPVSHLLASAKAGDAILAVTPPPAAVAQRRLANLGQIIQSHCLSYFHLSAPDLLLGMDADPAQRNLFGLMAAEPELARRGIRLRQLGQEVVAAVTGERIHGSWIVPGGVAHPLDPATKEGIRERLPEAKQAAADTITEFEGLLDRFTEEIAVFGTFDSLFLSHCGADGSWEHYGGGLRVVDASGAIVVDGLDPARYREVIGEWGNADSYLKSPYWKALAEPDDPRPGVYRVGPLARLNVCERFGVPLADEALAAFRERVGGVATSSFFFHSARLIEVLACVELIERALADPVLDDTRARATAGINARHGVGASEAPRGTLFHDYTVDDDGLVTSVNMVIATGQNNLAMNAAVLQIAQRFVHGADVTEGALNRVEAGIRAFDPCLSCSTHALGQMPMLVQVTTADGVVVAEARRD; from the coding sequence GTGCACGACCACATCGTGATCGACCCCGTCACCCGCATCGAGGGGCACGCGAAGATCACCCTGCGGCTCGACGCCGCGGGGGCCGTCGACGACGCCCGCTTCCACGTCACCGAGTTCCGCGGCTTCGAGGACTTCTGCCGTGGCCGACCGGTCGCGGAGATGCCCAGCCTCACGGCGCGGACCTGCGGCATCTGCCCGGTGAGCCACCTGTTGGCCTCGGCCAAGGCCGGGGACGCCATCCTGGCCGTGACCCCGCCGCCTGCCGCGGTCGCTCAGCGGCGGCTGGCCAACCTCGGGCAGATCATCCAGTCACACTGCCTGAGCTACTTCCACCTGTCCGCACCCGACCTGCTGCTCGGCATGGACGCCGACCCGGCGCAGCGCAACCTGTTCGGCCTCATGGCCGCCGAACCCGAGCTGGCCCGCCGCGGGATCCGCCTGCGCCAGCTCGGCCAGGAGGTCGTCGCCGCCGTCACCGGGGAGCGCATCCACGGGTCGTGGATCGTGCCGGGCGGGGTGGCCCATCCCCTGGACCCGGCGACCAAGGAGGGCATCCGGGAGCGGTTGCCCGAGGCCAAACAGGCGGCTGCGGACACCATCACCGAGTTCGAGGGTCTCCTCGACCGCTTCACGGAGGAGATCGCGGTCTTCGGGACCTTCGACAGCCTGTTTCTCAGCCACTGCGGCGCCGACGGCTCCTGGGAGCACTACGGCGGAGGCCTGCGGGTGGTCGACGCCAGCGGTGCGATCGTCGTGGACGGGCTCGACCCCGCCCGCTACCGGGAGGTCATCGGCGAGTGGGGCAACGCCGACAGCTACCTGAAGTCGCCCTACTGGAAGGCGCTGGCCGAACCCGACGACCCCCGCCCGGGCGTCTATCGTGTCGGTCCGCTCGCGCGCCTCAACGTCTGCGAGCGCTTCGGCGTGCCGCTCGCCGACGAGGCGCTCGCCGCCTTCCGCGAGCGTGTGGGCGGCGTCGCCACCTCGTCGTTCTTCTTCCATTCCGCCCGGCTGATCGAGGTGCTGGCCTGCGTGGAGCTGATCGAGCGCGCCCTGGCCGACCCGGTGCTCGACGACACGCGGGCGCGCGCCACGGCCGGCATCAACGCCCGCCACGGCGTCGGGGCGTCCGAGGCCCCGCGCGGCACGCTCTTCCACGACTACACCGTCGACGACGACGGGCTCGTGACCTCGGTGAACATGGTCATCGCCACCGGCCAGAACAACCTCGCCATGAACGCCGCGGTGCTGCAGATCGCGCAGCGCTTCGTCCACGGCGCCGACGTGACCGAGGGTGCGCTCAACCGGGTGGAGGCCGGCATCCGCGCGTTCGACCCCTGCCTGTCCTGCTCGACCCACGCGCTGGGGCAGATGCCGATGCTCGTCCAGGTCACCACCGCGGATGGCGTGGTCGTCGCCGAGGCACGCCGGGACTGA